The following coding sequences lie in one Arachis ipaensis cultivar K30076 chromosome B03, Araip1.1, whole genome shotgun sequence genomic window:
- the LOC107630181 gene encoding exocyst complex component SEC8 isoform X1 → MGLFDDLPLPEDKAYLRRELAKIDESWTVARFDSLPHFVHILTSKDRDAAAQLLKEQSDVVEEVVDEVVQTYHSGFNKAIQNYSQILKFFSDSTESISVLKVDLAEAKKHLSARNKQLHQLWYHSVTLRHIISLLDQIEGIAKVPARMLIAEKQFYAAVQLQVQSMLMLEREGLQTVGFQLTHILSYFHLILSRNMLFFINSSPPWFCTSLGILVKRSK, encoded by the exons ATGGGACTTTTTGATGACTTGCCTTTGCCTGAAGACAAAGCT TATTTGAGACGTGAACTCGCTAAAATAGATGAGAGTTGGACTGTTGCTCGTTTTGATTCACTACCTCATTTTGTTCACATTTTGACGTCAAAAGATCGTGATGCTGCTGCACAATTGTTGAAGGAGCAAAGTGATGTTGTTGAGGAGGTTGTGGATGAAGTAGTACAAACCTATCATAGTGGCTTCAACAAAGCTATCCAAAACTATTCCCAG ATCTTGAAGTTTTTCAGTGATTCCACTGAGAGTATCTCCGTCTTAAAGGTAGATTTGGCAGAGGCAAAGAAGCACCTTAGTGCGCGCAATAAACAATTGCATCAATTATGGTATCACTCAGTTACATTGCGACACATAATCTCCTTATTGGATCAAATTGAAGGCATTGCTAAG GTTCCAGCACGTATGCTCATTGCTGAGAAGCAATTTTATGCTGCAGTTCAATTGCAAGTGCAGTCTATGCTGATGCTTGAGAGAGAAGGTCTCCAAACTGTAGGATTTCAACTCACTCACATTTTATCCTATTTTCATCTTATTTTGAGTAGGAACATGCTATTTTTCATTAATAGTTCCCCACCTTGGTTCTGCACTTCACTTGGTATTTTAGTTAAAAGGAGCAAGTGA
- the LOC107630181 gene encoding exocyst complex component SEC8 isoform X2: MQYLRRELAKIDESWTVARFDSLPHFVHILTSKDRDAAAQLLKEQSDVVEEVVDEVVQTYHSGFNKAIQNYSQILKFFSDSTESISVLKVDLAEAKKHLSARNKQLHQLWYHSVTLRHIISLLDQIEGIAKVPARMLIAEKQFYAAVQLQVQSMLMLEREGLQTVGFQLTHILSYFHLILSRNMLFFINSSPPWFCTSLGILVKRSK; encoded by the exons ATGCAG TATTTGAGACGTGAACTCGCTAAAATAGATGAGAGTTGGACTGTTGCTCGTTTTGATTCACTACCTCATTTTGTTCACATTTTGACGTCAAAAGATCGTGATGCTGCTGCACAATTGTTGAAGGAGCAAAGTGATGTTGTTGAGGAGGTTGTGGATGAAGTAGTACAAACCTATCATAGTGGCTTCAACAAAGCTATCCAAAACTATTCCCAG ATCTTGAAGTTTTTCAGTGATTCCACTGAGAGTATCTCCGTCTTAAAGGTAGATTTGGCAGAGGCAAAGAAGCACCTTAGTGCGCGCAATAAACAATTGCATCAATTATGGTATCACTCAGTTACATTGCGACACATAATCTCCTTATTGGATCAAATTGAAGGCATTGCTAAG GTTCCAGCACGTATGCTCATTGCTGAGAAGCAATTTTATGCTGCAGTTCAATTGCAAGTGCAGTCTATGCTGATGCTTGAGAGAGAAGGTCTCCAAACTGTAGGATTTCAACTCACTCACATTTTATCCTATTTTCATCTTATTTTGAGTAGGAACATGCTATTTTTCATTAATAGTTCCCCACCTTGGTTCTGCACTTCACTTGGTATTTTAGTTAAAAGGAGCAAGTGA
- the LOC107630181 gene encoding exocyst complex component SEC8 isoform X3 has translation MGLFDDLPLPEDKAYLRRELAKIDESWTVARFDSLPHFVHILTSKDRDAAAQLLKEQSDVVEEVVDEVVQTYHSGFNKAIQNYSQILKFFSDSTESISVLKVDLAEAKKHLSARNKQLHQLWYHSVTLRHIISLLDQIEGIAKVPARMLIAEKQFYAAVQLQVQSMLMLEREGLQTEVEVHGQYFSKR, from the exons ATGGGACTTTTTGATGACTTGCCTTTGCCTGAAGACAAAGCT TATTTGAGACGTGAACTCGCTAAAATAGATGAGAGTTGGACTGTTGCTCGTTTTGATTCACTACCTCATTTTGTTCACATTTTGACGTCAAAAGATCGTGATGCTGCTGCACAATTGTTGAAGGAGCAAAGTGATGTTGTTGAGGAGGTTGTGGATGAAGTAGTACAAACCTATCATAGTGGCTTCAACAAAGCTATCCAAAACTATTCCCAG ATCTTGAAGTTTTTCAGTGATTCCACTGAGAGTATCTCCGTCTTAAAGGTAGATTTGGCAGAGGCAAAGAAGCACCTTAGTGCGCGCAATAAACAATTGCATCAATTATGGTATCACTCAGTTACATTGCGACACATAATCTCCTTATTGGATCAAATTGAAGGCATTGCTAAG GTTCCAGCACGTATGCTCATTGCTGAGAAGCAATTTTATGCTGCAGTTCAATTGCAAGTGCAGTCTATGCTGATGCTTGAGAGAGAAGGTCTCCAAACT